One part of the Rutidosis leptorrhynchoides isolate AG116_Rl617_1_P2 chromosome 1, CSIRO_AGI_Rlap_v1, whole genome shotgun sequence genome encodes these proteins:
- the LOC139843775 gene encoding uncharacterized protein gives MAYGTTPDMFDEYIKIGEKTAALCLDYFCKCVFHLFAREHLRKPTAEDIARLYNFHAQKHDLPGMLGSIDCMHWEWKNCPVAWQGQYTRGDKKGPSIMLEAVASQDLWIWHGFFGMAGANNDINVLNASPLFNSIKDGTAPPSPFDVNGHHYDRGYYLGDGIYPDWAMLVKAPHSPIDEPRKKFKRFQESARKDIERAFGVLQGRFAMLKTPARSLNFNKIRRHMYACLVLHNMIQENNGFVIGRREERMIERNPPRRLQRDLRDRDARVKEIRDRQVHRKLEADLTEHVWNLSPYFRTANDE, from the coding sequence ATGGCGTATGGAACTACACCTGATATGTTTGACGAATACATAAAAATTGGTGAGAAAACTGCTGCTTTATGTTTAGATTATTTTTGCAAATGCGTATTTCATTTGTTTGCGAGAGAGCATTTGAGAAAGCCAACAGCCGAAGATATTGCTCGGCTTTATAATTTTCACGCACAAAAACATGACTTACCCGGTATGCTTGGTAGTATTGATTGTATGCACTGGGAGTGGAAGAATTGTCCTGTTGCGTGGCAAGGACAATATACTAGAGGTGATAAAAAGGGACCATCCATTATGCTTGAAGCAGTCGCATCTCAAGATTTGTGGATATGGCATGGATTCTTTGGTATGGCAGGTGCAAACAACGACATTAACGTTTTAAATGCCTCACCGTTGTTCAACAGTATAAAGGACGGCACCGCTCCTCCTTCACCATTTGATGTAAATGGGCATCACTACGATAGAGGGTATTACCTAGGTGATGGTATATACCCTGATTGGGCTATGTTGGTCAAAGCACCCCATTCTCCTATTGACGAACCGCGAAAAAAATTTAAACGGTTTCAAGAAAGTGCCAGAAAAGATATTGAGCGTGCATTTGGAGTATTACAGGGTAGATTTGCAATGTTAAAAACACCGGCAAGATCTTTGAacttcaacaaaattagaagacatatGTATGCCTGTCTCGTATTACATAACATGATTCAAGAAAATAACGGATTTGTTATAGGTAGGAGAGAAGAAAGAATGATAGAAAGGAACCCACCACGACGGTTACAAAGGGATTTGAGGGATCGAGATGCAAGGGTTAAGGAAATAAGAGATAGACAAGTTCACAGAAAGTTAGAAGCAGATTTAACCGAGCACGTTTGGAACTTATCCCCTTACTTTCGTACTGCTAATGATGAGTAG
- the LOC139843700 gene encoding uncharacterized protein: MGLKMRNLATCYNEHAIKVSDSYCSGNSNNIYVSPNLIPSIQDEVSLVYKVKLSTQNLLFVTLTWSTHNIDFAFTIYINEHHSNSCKSFCLKKIKGSKKLEPFDSKIEVIWDLSNATYEVGPEPVKRYFVAVLVNSEFISIGDIEDMEFKKLVLDYSYAKYSLISRKEIFLGNTEYSSRAKFFDTGTWHDIMITCLADDQRNKNSLSLSVCIDKKNVIQVKRLKWNFRGNQTVFLDGMLVDLMWDVHDWFFESRSNSSEKTRSRAGMFLFRPRSGLDSRLWLEEKNLGKKEQENIGASLLICACKNPD, encoded by the coding sequence ATGGGGTTAAAGATGAGAAATTTAGCAACTTGTTATAATGAACATGCAATCAAGGTTTCAGATTCATATTGTTCTGGAAATTCAAACAATATTTATGTTTCTCCAAATTTAATTCCTTCAATCCAAGATGAAGTTTCACTTGTTTACAAAGTTAAACTCTCTACACAAAATCTTTTGTTCGTCACACTTACATGGTCAACTCACAACATTGACTTTGCTTTCACTATTTACATCAATGAACACCATTCTAACTCTTGTAAATCTTTTTGTTTGAAAAAGATTAAAGGGTCTAAAAAGCTTGAACCTTTTGATTCAAAGATTGAAGTTATTTGGGATCTTAGTAATGCAACATATGAAGTTGGACCTGAGCCAGTTAAAAGGTACTTTGTGGCAGTTTTGGTCAACTCTGAGTTTATTTCAATTGGTGACATTGAAGATATGGAGTTTAAAAAGCTTGTTTTGGACTACTCTTATGCCAAATATTCATTAATCTCAAGAAAAGAGATATTTTTGGGAAATACTGAGTATTCGAGCCGGGCTAAATTTTTTGACACAGGTACTTGGCATGATATAATGATCACATGTTTAGCGGATGACCAAAGAAACAAGAATTCGTTAAGCTTGAGTGTTTGTATCGACAAAAAGAATGTGATTCAAGTGAAGAGATTAAAATGGAATTTTCGCGGTAATCAAACAGTGTTCTTGGATGGAATGCTTGTGGATTTGATGTGGGATGTTCATGATTGGTTCTTCGAGTCGCGTTCAAATTCAAGCGAAAAAACAAGATCAAGGGCAGGGATGTTCTTGTTTAGACCAAGAAGTGGTTTGGATAGTAGATTGTGGCTTGAAGAGAAGAATTTGGGTAAGAAAGAACAAGAAAATATTGGTGCTTCTTTATTGATTTGTGCTTGTAAGAACCCTgactag
- the LOC139843547 gene encoding uncharacterized protein, which produces MKNVKLELRKWYSTSHCKLQFEIDELSKTVTEWEIKAESSNLDETQRLQWMEDRESLIQKEKNQMEMLKQKSRYKWAFEGDENCKFFHSVIRRRQHKNNIHGINIAGIWSTNPTEIKRGAHNHFKSLFKTPLGKKFKLKNWSGPCLDISKAELLEARFTEIETLDAIKSCGPNKAPRPDGFNMLFYTKF; this is translated from the coding sequence ATGAAAAATGTAAAGTTAGAACTTCGGAAATGGTACTCCACATCCCATTGTAAACTCCAATTTGAGATTGATGAACTTTCTAAAACTGTTACCGAATGGGAAATCAAGGCAGAAAGCAGCAACCTTGATGAAACTCAAAGGTTACAGTGGATGGAAGATCGTGAAAGCCTGATTCAAAAAGAAAAAAACCAAATGGAAATGTTGAAACAAAAATCACGCTACAAATGGGCATTTGAAGGTGATGAAAACTGCAAATTTTTCCATTCGGTGATTCGGCGTAGGcaacataaaaataatattcaCGGCATCAACATAGCCGGAATTTGGTCTACCAACCCAACTGAGATCAAAAGAGGAGCACATAATCACTTCAAGTCATTATTCAAAACACCATTAGGCAAGAAGTTTAAATTGAAGAATTGGTCAGGTCCTTGTCTCGACATATCGAAAGCTGAACTGTTAGAAGCCAGGTTCACTGAAATAGAAACTTTAGATGCGATTAAATCTTGCGGGCCAAACAAAGCACCCAGACCCGATGGCTTCAACATGctcttctacaccaaattttga